The DNA sequence gaagggaggttggaAGTCCtcgaagaagaaattgaaaaacttaaaaaacgaaaacttttagaaaagtttaccttgaaaaatagcCGGAAATCTTGACTAGAAAAGTTGTtgaagatggccggaaaaaggtCGTCGGAGGTCACCGGAAAAGTGGCCAGGAACTGGTGGCCAaaggtggtggccggagctaggcagAGCGGTTCAGGGTAGTTGCGGGGGCTACTGCAAGGGTTGTGCAGGGGTGTTCGGCAGGTGTGGGCGAGGGCTTGTAGGGGCTGCGCGCAGGTGTTGGCAGGTGTGCGGAAGGCTGTCGTCAGGTGTGCGGGGCTCTCGGCAGGTGCGCGTAGGgctctcggcaggtgctcgCAGGGCTTATGCAGGGCTGCTCAGCAGCTTCTCGGAAGGTCTCGCGGATGCTTCGGCAGATCCTCGACATGGGTTCAGCAGCTACTCGGCAGATCTAGGCAGGGGTTCAGCAGCTACTCGGCAGATCTAGGCAGGGGCTCAGCAGATTTGCGGAGGGCAGGCACAGGGCTCGGCAGGGACAGAGGCTGGTTCAGTTTTTCTGATGGCTAGTTCAGGTAGATTTCGGCTGGTTCCGGTGGTTCCGCCGTCGGTTTTGGGCTCCTTGGGACTAGGGCTTTGATATGTGGGGCGGTGGTTGCAGGATTTTGAGGGTTACGATACTAgggttttcagggttagggcttcgtgctgataacgtattttagggaatcagaaattgagaggaaatcgctgtgtattctcattgataataggggcctctttatataaattaaaactttgtttatgtttgtttatgtatgattgagattctatgcattgtaatcctttatataggcTATACTGCCGGATTTGAATAACGCCGCTGTTGGTGAAAGTCTTGTATGCCGAATTTCTTCTATCCTTGCAAGCCATGCAGCCATCCAAGTATCCAACTTGTTAACTCAAACTTGACCAAGTGGACAAAATATAACATTTTATGTgattttttgtgtgtttgtagCGTGCTGCTATGTACATTATTTTCATGGTGGCTCTTATAACCGGCCTCCTGGACTTTCGACCATCTTCACCTTCACCCCAGCCCCCAGATCCGGATCCATGACCTCCTCAATAATTCATGAAAAGTATTAGTGCAAGGTTAGCGGATGCATTaagcataaaaaattaatttcaactatttctctttatttaattattgtcCATCTGTATGTGTTCTATATATTTTTCTACATATTTGTACACTCTGGACTCCAGTATATGTTACTCTGCAACTCATCCATCTATTGTCTTGCAGTGCCCTGCGTTTCTGGCTCTAAAAGAGCACTGCCATTGTGAATGTCTCGGTTCTGTTCTGGGTCATCTTGTCAATCTCGAGTCCTTGCGCTGGGATTTGATTGGGCTAATTTAAGAAATGTATAAGACTGGAGAGGGTTTTTCCAGTACAGTTGTTGTTTTGGGCCTCGGTGGCCCATCTGTCTTTTGGGCTGGGACTCTTGACTTTTGTTTTGAATAATTGACTTTGAAACTCAGTCAAGCTGAGAGGCTGATCCTCACgcctattttattattttttatattttattgcacCTGAGACGTAATACATGAACCCCGAGCATGCCTTTTGACATTACACAAATCATCGTAGAGGACATCctaaagaaaaccaaaatcctcCTTTAAACACATTAATAAAATGATCTAGACTAGCCAAATAAGCCAACATATTAACTGCACTATTTGTTTCACGAAATACATGTCCACTTGAGAACTTTGTGCATTGGAAAATCGGCATTTAGATGCACAACAGGGGACTTCCATCATGAACCATGTTAGGCTTAAAAAAGGTAGGTCAATTCAAACTCTAATTTTGTTCTTGAAATTATTTCCCCCTTTCTATTATGAGATGACTACAGTTGTAAAACTAAGAGATTCATGATGGATCTGAGTTCAAAAGAAAATGGTAACATGGCTTCAGTAGGCCATTATGGGAACAAGTAGGGTACCCTAAACTATTTGCTTTTGTATAAGTCATTGGTTTCTGTAGAGTTTTAGCTGGGATCCAAATTCCAGAAACCCATTTCATCATTTCACGTTCTCAGACATAAACGCTATAAAAATTTGTCTCCACAAGAAAGTGGTATATGTCTTCAGTATAGTAGAGGCCATTATGGGAACAAGTAGGGTGCCCCAAACTATTTGCTTTTGTACAAGTCATTGGTTTCTGTAGAGATTTCGCTGGGATCCAAATTCCAGAAACCCATTTCATGATCTCAGACATAAACATTATAACAATGTGTCCCCACACCCACAAGACATAATTATAAGGTGGTGCAAGTAAAAGCCTGAAATTGCATCAGTGACTATAGATTAATAATAGCCATAGCCACATTTTAGGTAAACTCTTTCTCAGTGATTAGATCACAGAGATTTCTGATCTAGTCCCTTTTAACCCTACAAAAACAAACCCAGCTCAAAGAGAAtacatatcatatatatagttAGTAGTAGAGTGGACTAGATAAGAAGGAAGAGGGCTCAAAAGCTTCAAGGGCATTTTGGTCCTCCTTCCTTGGTCTTCCAGTTGTTGTAGCAAGGGCACACAGCCTTGTTTCCATAGTACCCTGGAGGCACACAGAGGCACTTGCTGCAGCATTTCTGGCAGAAAAACATGCAGGGCTTGTGGTATTGGGTCTGGCTGCACCTCCTCGTGCACTGTGATGGGCATTCTGGTCATTCCAAATGAAAGAAAACTAACATCAGTCGTTCTGCTTTTTCAAAACTGTCAAACACATCCCCAAGACCGTGGTCAAAACTTTTGACTAGGAATCCCATTGTAAAACCCCAAAAGAGTAAAGCTTTTGTTTTAGATCTGAATTGagtgaagagaaagagaaatgggCACTGAAGATTTAGAACTTACGGTAGCTCTTGAGACTCCCTGGTCCATATTGATTCTGAAATCACAGAAAAGTACCAAAATTTAAGCAAAATGCTACCATTTGAATCATAAACAAGGTAAAGACAAAAGCTTTCAAGAGAGAGATCTTACATTGCCTTTGTGGTGACCTCCATGGCCATGGTTTGCCATAACCTGCAGATTAATGAACCAAAACATGTTAAAATTTATGAATGTGGGTCAAATCTCAATTTATTCAAGCAAAGTTTGGTTCATTTTCTCTGTCAAATGAAGAGAGTGAGTGAGAGTAACATACCATGGTTTGGAGCATGGAGATTGCAAGGAGTGACAAGATCAAAGCAGCAACAAACTTGACCGTCGCCATTGCTACAGACAAACCTAACCCCTCCTAAAATGGGAAAACAAAAACCTCAAAACTAGAGGAAGATGGAAACTGAGAGTGGAAGGGGTTAGATTTAGAGTGGGATGGTACTTGGTGGTTTAGGGGGGTATAAATAGCAGAATACCCAATGATTCAATGGGGTAGGAAACTTGTTGGGTAGAAAGACTCACATGGGTACTACTTGGGAAGCTCAGGATCAAAAGACACGTTTCCAGGCACATTGATCAAGCGGCTAGGATGtagttgaaaaggaaaagaggGTAACATCATCCAACTTTGGTCAGATTTAGTGATGATTAATCTGAAAAATATCTTCCTGAGTTTACTTGGGATGTGAGATTAAAATATCATTGCATAGAGACCATAGAGCAGATGAATTATCATAGGTTCATGGCTAACTGCAACACTGTCCTGGATTGGTATATTAAAATGTGAAGAAAATCTCATTGGGTAGAAGAACAGATGAAAATTGTTAAGAAAAGAACAGTATGGGATgaaaatgtttttctttttgactaGTATGGGATGAAAATGTTGTCTCTCCTGAGAATGTGACTGGTttctttgttgattttgtacaaTAATGCTCCGTATAAAGTATTTAACTTTAGAACTAAAACTCAACACATTGTAAAATTTATAAACTAATACTTTCCAATTTATAAATTAATAGTTTCTGGCTCCTCCAAAGTACCAATACTCCAATGTGCAGTAGAATTTTTGacacaattaaaattgaaaacaactacCAAACTGCTGCACATAAATATGAGAACAACCCTCAATTATTTTAGACGGAAGTGAATGCATTTTGTGTTCAAAACTTGAAACAAAAGCATTACCCGTAGAAGAGATAATAAACCCAGAACTGCAACAATGCAGTAGTTATTGTATAAGGTACAGAAATGGTGAGCAATAATGGGTAGAAAACATTGCAGGTGAACTGGTTTGGTTGATACAATGAAAGTCATTAAGAATAAAGGGCAGCTCTGCCTTATAAAAGGGAAGACAACCCAAAAATAAGGCCACTCTAGTTGTACTAGTGGGAACTAACCGTTTCCTTATTTTCTGTTACTGAGAGAGTGTTCGGACGGTGCATTGAAGAAGGAAGGCAGAGGTGGTTACGTGAGGGTCCCCAAAGGGTCAGAGTGGACAAACAAGTCAACTAAACGAAATCTTTTTCGATGATTAATGAAACGAAATCTTTTGTTTACTAATTTTGACGATTTAAtctataaagaaaataaaataagagataaaaatattaaatggCCAACAACAACagttgtggaaaaaaaaaattattaattgtTACGTAAAGTTAGAAACTGAAAGCACTAATTAACgacaaatagagagagagagacacacacacaataaATATAGTAGTTAATCTCCGCTTTaacgggagactacgtccacttgaatattgtactatgtgtgtttgggccttgcagcTCAAAGgagattacaaagtgtgtaatgggatgtcttgagttgtgggatgaggcattccttttatagttGAAGGAAGCTatttcctttacatggtttccgatgtgggactcaaataccactattctagtatagaaaagctATGTTATGAGGGCaaaacttggcaaggccgggaaggtgacttcccggcgacgtatttgccacttccggataccatagcgtagcttgaacatagggctacgggatgaacgtctcggttgggcctcaccatggcttgtgggtgtcccaaagagggtgttacttatgcttggtgatgtagtaaatcctccatgcatagtgagaggtatctacaagtccccaagtaaaatgagcttcttggttggggagttataatcatgaagtcatcaagcataaacaatgtccgagaggcACCTAGctcctacaagtccccgaactccataagcaagaagggactcgtctaacctgcacaatgagacgaaaaacgcgcatatgtagaatgctttgcTGTATAGGttaccgctcgtattaatggaaagcgaaaagaattcgatttgttgcaagcgataaatggtagaagaattcaatattccattaatgtgtatgaacatgtaaaatattggtatttgtatatgtggatcttatggccatataacacgcacaatagatagtggcaagtgtaatgggtgtccaaagaaaattgtgggagtagtcccggtgacatagTATGAAGCGTTTGggaacttggggcttaagtaaagcatgttggacatgatcgagcaagttgggtgtactAGTCTCAGGACTTAACTGACAAAGATGTGACAATTACCTTAATAGTGCATGCATAGGTGTCCACAAGTTGATAACAAGGCACATGCAGCTAACATACGACTGGAGGGATAGTTAATAACATGTTCACATGCATCACAAAGTCATGTCTAAGTAAATGGCAGTTTGACAATTATGCAAGCTAGCTAAGCTAGTTGTACGTGTATGGCTGCATGCATGCAGTACGTACTAGCATAAAGCTAACTGAGGCGTCTAGCATAGAATCATATGTGCATGTCTAACAATTTGTTCAGCGGACACCTGGACTGAAAACAAATTAAGTGGACGTGTGCACATGCAAACACCATTGCAGACTGTTGAGCGGCACATGCGAAGTATGAATGCGGAGCAAGTCGaagagcatatatatatttgaatatCGGCGACTCCGAAAGGTAAACAAAACTGCATAGAGAAAAGGACTTAGCTTTTCATGATTCACAGATTCAGCGACGTCGTGCTTTGAGTGAGGGTCGTGTTGACTCTGATTGAGGTATGGCCGGGGCTGAAGTACAGCGGAGAATCAAAGATGGGTGTTCGAGCGCGTAGAGAGAGAATTAAGAACTACTCGGTGCTGAGAGGTCTGGGGGGTGCCTAGAGAAGATGGATTGAACATGGGTGCCCAGAAAAGATGATAATCTTGGCATGGTAAGCTATGGTGGTGGCTACGATTGCAGCGCACCGATGGAGCTTGATGCTAGCGCTGGCAGGTAGTGGCCCCTAGGCTTTGGTTAGCAGAAAGGCTCTTGGCTAGTGGTGATCGTTGCTGAAGCTAGCGGTGTTGTGATTGTAGTTGGGCGGTGCCGCCGACGAAAGCTTGGCGGATGAGTTGTTTAGCGGAACTTGCCCAGCGGGGCCTTGGAACATCAGCGGAGGGCCGGAGACTGATGCTCCGTCAAGGCTTTGTTAGCGCTTGGAGCTAGCTGTGTCGTGCTTGGCAGATGGGATCCACTGTTGGCGTTGGCCTAGCGGTGCGACTGAAGTTGCTTGAAAGAGCTTGTTTGGCAGAGCAAGGCTTGCTGGCGGTAATGTGCCGGCGCTGGACTGCTGGGTGCTTGCTGCTGCTGGTGCTAGCTGTGGTGTTTGGCCAGCGGAGCTAGTGGTGGCGGAGCTTTAGTGCTAAAGATGGTTCTTTGGCGGAGAGCTCTTGGCGTTGCGGTGCTGCCATGATTGGAGCTCGGGGGTGATGCTGACTGGAGCTGGCTTTGATCAGGCGATGCCGCTGAATAAGTTTGGCGGTGAAGCCTAGCGGATGGCGCTGATCGATGTTAGGGATCGCTGAATGGAGTTTTACGCTGCCGCTGGGTGTTGCTGAGAAAGGTTGGTATTACCGCTGATCGAgatcggcggtgccgctgaagaTGCAAGCTGCGTGTATATGAGAAAGGAGCGTAGAGTGTCCAAAGCAAATCTCTAggtgtccagagaagatttgcaccattttttttttgagatggtCGTTGACCATTGTTTGACCACTGTTGACCAAACTCGTCAGCGTTGACCAGACTTGTTCGGCGTTGACTTGGCCGATGGCACAAGTTGCCGCTAAGAATATGTTAAAATGTCTTAACTCAgtggtaagtgacgaagcccTTGTGTTGGCTTTCCACAGACGGCGCAAATATTAACGTTTGGATCCATAGAGAtctctaattaacgataaatagagagagagagagagagacacacacatacacacaagaaatatagtggttcgtctccgtcttagcgggagactacgtccacttgattaTTATACTATGTGTgtattacaaagtgtgtaatgggatgtcttgagttgtgggaggaagCATtcattttataggtgaaggaagtcatctcctttacatggtttccgatgtgggactcaaataccactattctagtatagaaaagctatgttgtgagggcaacttggcaaggtcaggaaggtggcttcccggcgacgtatttgccactttcggataccgtagcgtagcttgaacatagggctacgggatgcacgtctcggttgggcctcaccatgacttgtgggtgtcccaaagagagtgttacttatgcttggtgatgtagcaaatcctccatgcatagtgagaggtatctacattaCGGAAATTCACCGACATtatcttaaaaaataaaaaatattaatgtATCTTAATATTCTTTTTCATCGTCTATTTGCTACAATCAACGGTATGATTTTATCTTATAAAACTAATTTTATATCAAATTGTATTGAGGTGTGGTTAAGATAGCAAACTCAGCTTCAGCTTGGGCGAGTTTTTAATTTTGGTATCCTCAAGTCTCACCTCTGAAGTTTGATTCCAGCTGAAAGCATATGTCATTATAGAAGTCCTCTTTGGTTATCGTTTTGGGAGAAATCACTCAAAACAAAACTTTTATATCAAATTGCATTAAGAGTTCAAAAATTCtaaaatacaccaaataatgTGAAAACTcgaattataattttattatgAAAACACTGAAGACCGCAAATTTTTATCACAAATGTAACAATATATGCCCGGTAACTAAAATGGTGCAAAATTTTTAATCCATAGACTCTATGATTAAATTCAAGATAAGATAGAGTACTAAATTCAGGAAAAGAAAAGGCTTCGGTTGAAAAGGCAGGCTCTTTGTCTCTCACCATGTGCCTTGCACTGAGCAGAGCACATGACCCAAAGCTGCTGAGGGGCCTCCTCTTGCGGTTGATGCGGCGATATGACAAAAGTGCCCAACCTGCGCTCCTCCCATCCCTTTCGTTTTTCTGGTCCAAATATCCCGTAGACACTCGATCACACCCTCTCATGGCTTGCATGTTACCTATGTTAATGCTCTCTGCTCCCTCCCAATGCAAACTCCGATCTTCAACTGCTTCACCGACATTTCTCCTCCCAAGTAAACCGTCACGATGTGAATTCTTTACACAAGTGGAGTCATGAATGAGGCATTTTATCAAATATTTTTTCGATATTATTATAAGTATCAAGAATGAAAGttaataaattcaaataaatttcaAGCGACTCTTCTCACTACAATGATATGCAATGACATTTCTTGTAAAGTCATACATAAATGAAGAAACGTAAGAATTGGAGGCGTTGAAACTAAGATCCTTCCACAATTGAAATTTAGATATCATATTTGACAGCTATTATATTGATAAATCTTGACTTATCTAAAAATCGACCAAAAATAAGTTAAAATACATGTGAAACTAACTAAATCAATACAAGCAATTGCTTCTGGTGTACGCAGATATTGAGCATGTGTTGAACAAGTAGAATGGGGAAGATGTAGTCATATTCCTCTCTCAAAAAGCAAGGACATTCTCTAATTTGCTACACTAGCCTTTCATACTATCCAAGTTTGGAAGTGGCAAGTTTGCTATTTGGCACCGACTTGAGGAAAGCAAATTAAAGTTCTTTCATGATCCACTTATAAAAAACAACTATCACATAAATGGAAAAGGATGAAGCTTAAGCAATTTGCAATATAGAAACATGGAGTCGTGGATTGCACGGTGCATCaaggaaagaaggaagaaaggtAATACCTAATTGCACTACTCATGTTCTTTCATGTGAGCATGATCCGACTTCCACATGGGGGTCTATCTACATATTTAGTTTGAGCCCAGCCACTTGACTCCTCTGTCAAAAGTTCAGTAAACCCATCTTCCTTCTTTGCTTCATCCTCTATTACACTTGCTTAACATTTTGGTATATCTTCTTTTTGGTCTTAAAATATGTTGGTATATTTGGTACCACCTGATTGTATCATAGGAATTGGAATGACACTTGGAAGTGGAGGGATTATGGATTCTGTAGCTATTCCCACTTGAGGCCGCTGGATGAACCACCAGATTTGAAACAGGAGGGACTTGCCTGAAGATGTAATTAT is a window from the Rosa chinensis cultivar Old Blush chromosome 2, RchiOBHm-V2, whole genome shotgun sequence genome containing:
- the LOC112183898 gene encoding gibberellin-regulated protein 6, with product MATVKFVAALILSLLAISMLQTMVMANHGHGGHHKGNNQYGPGSLKSYQCPSQCTRRCSQTQYHKPCMFFCQKCCSKCLCVPPGYYGNKAVCPCYNNWKTKEGGPKCP